One window of the Nocardia terpenica genome contains the following:
- a CDS encoding metallophosphoesterase → MSKRIVIVPDTQLPYDDSKALKAVIRFIGDYQPDEVIHIGDLMDFPQPSRWNKGTAGEFEGSVFADAEDAKRRFLEPLRAVYDGPVGVHEGNHDERARTYLAKYAPALAESGAFDIDVLLDFEAYDITLLPEFHDVAPGWITTHGHRGSIRLSQVAGGTALGAAKKMMTSVIMGHTHRMGIASHTYGRGGKVTTTVTGMEVGNLMDMKKAQYLKGGTGNWQSGFGLLTVDGRHVKPEVVPISAGKFAVDGEVWKV, encoded by the coding sequence TTGAGCAAACGCATCGTCATCGTCCCGGACACCCAGCTACCGTACGACGACTCGAAAGCGCTGAAGGCGGTCATCCGCTTCATCGGCGACTACCAGCCCGACGAAGTGATCCACATCGGCGATCTGATGGACTTCCCTCAACCCAGCCGCTGGAACAAAGGCACCGCAGGGGAGTTCGAAGGCAGCGTGTTCGCCGACGCTGAGGATGCCAAGCGCAGATTCCTTGAACCGCTGCGCGCCGTCTACGACGGGCCGGTGGGCGTGCATGAAGGCAACCACGACGAGCGGGCGCGGACCTACTTGGCCAAATACGCTCCGGCGCTTGCGGAATCGGGTGCGTTCGACATCGACGTTCTGTTGGACTTCGAAGCGTACGACATCACCCTGCTGCCCGAGTTTCATGACGTGGCTCCCGGCTGGATCACCACCCATGGCCACCGGGGCAGTATCCGGCTCTCGCAGGTGGCCGGTGGCACTGCACTGGGTGCGGCCAAGAAGATGATGACCTCGGTAATCATGGGCCACACGCACCGGATGGGTATCGCTTCGCACACCTACGGCCGAGGAGGCAAGGTCACCACGACCGTCACCGGCATGGAGGTTGGAAACCTCATGGACATGAAGAAGGCGCAGTACCTCAAGGGCGGAACGGGCAACTGGCAGAGCGGATTTGGTCTGCTCACCGTTGACGGCAGGCACGTCAAGCCGGAGGTGGTGCCGATCTCGGCGGGCAAGTTCGCCGTCGACGGGGAAGTCTGGAAGGTCTGA
- a CDS encoding helix-turn-helix domain-containing protein has translation MSNYDNAAIREAIAGRIAYHRIQKKVDQAVLAAAVGVSDRQMRRYENAEQEPPASVMLMIADHLEVSVAELYRPLPQGPRLGGRWYTSNYSFKDGVRRVDTAALMLTQDGDLLLIDADRAQGENAIEAGDFAFTGELRLHRGTNTLTGYYESSDEGVITAGSYYFKLHVQGTHAVGYWSGDDYDGPCVHSWAILARTKELAEQLLSAVDAHTDDQGNLTSWPKVTT, from the coding sequence ATGAGCAACTACGACAACGCCGCCATCCGGGAAGCCATCGCTGGGCGCATCGCGTACCACCGCATCCAAAAGAAGGTCGACCAGGCAGTTCTTGCCGCCGCGGTGGGTGTCAGCGACCGCCAGATGCGGCGCTACGAGAACGCCGAACAGGAACCTCCGGCATCCGTAATGCTCATGATCGCCGATCACCTCGAAGTGTCAGTGGCCGAGTTGTATAGGCCGCTGCCACAAGGGCCTCGTCTCGGAGGCCGCTGGTACACCAGCAACTACAGCTTCAAAGATGGCGTGCGCCGGGTGGACACCGCGGCGCTGATGCTCACCCAGGACGGCGACCTTCTTCTTATCGACGCAGACCGCGCCCAGGGTGAGAACGCGATCGAGGCAGGCGACTTCGCCTTCACAGGCGAGTTGCGGTTGCACCGTGGGACGAACACCTTGACCGGCTACTACGAGTCCAGCGACGAAGGCGTGATCACCGCCGGGTCGTACTACTTCAAGTTGCATGTTCAGGGAACTCACGCGGTCGGGTATTGGAGCGGTGACGACTACGACGGCCCTTGCGTCCACAGCTGGGCAATCCTCGCACGAACGAAAGAGCTTGCAGAGCAGCTTCTTTCGGCGGTGGATGCCCACACCGACGATCAGGGGAATCTCACATCATGGCCGAAAGTGACTACCTGA
- a CDS encoding toprim domain-containing protein — translation MGTRGLMGPSVRETVSGYALGYVADPLPGHETHRGSLAIPYLRWSREHGWAVVSIRFRCIQDHEHKGHGKYMTTAGDRPRLYNTTALLEQSPIIAITEGEIDAITSQVCGVPTVGVPGAEAWQPHFREPFLGYRDVFVLADGDEAGHRFANTVAKSLPNAKVIPCPPGEDVNSLVMSKGKSALLERIS, via the coding sequence TTGGGGACACGGGGCCTGATGGGTCCGAGCGTCCGCGAGACCGTCAGCGGCTACGCCCTGGGATACGTGGCCGATCCACTCCCTGGTCATGAGACGCACCGCGGATCGTTGGCCATTCCGTATCTGCGGTGGTCGCGTGAGCACGGCTGGGCCGTGGTCTCGATCAGGTTCCGCTGCATCCAGGACCACGAGCACAAGGGCCATGGCAAGTACATGACCACGGCGGGGGACAGGCCCAGGCTCTACAACACCACGGCTCTGCTGGAACAGAGCCCGATCATCGCCATCACCGAAGGCGAGATCGACGCCATCACATCGCAGGTATGCGGCGTGCCCACGGTCGGAGTGCCGGGGGCCGAAGCGTGGCAGCCCCACTTCCGAGAACCCTTCCTCGGGTATCGGGACGTGTTCGTGCTCGCTGATGGCGACGAGGCGGGCCACCGATTCGCCAACACCGTGGCCAAGTCCCTGCCGAACGCGAAAGTCATTCCCTGCCCGCCGGGCGAGGACGTCAACTCTCTAGTCATGAGTAAGGGCAAAAGCGCTCTACTGGAAAGGATCTCGTGA
- a CDS encoding helix-turn-helix domain-containing protein codes for MSPNRTGTTLRRYRLARQLSLRDLAGALFCDHTWVLAIEAGRRWPNNRGWVEDADLLLCAGGELVASWDADQAERARAEDTMRMLKEARQGSEELILAPDGVALDDIGQRIVDISTKARLESYDETLKRALGIRAELTRRLRVGAHSPNEIRDLYVALGRVCGVLSYLTLDLGQHDHAKVHAEAAFQLGDRAGHDQLRAWARGTQALAFRFTKDFELARGAAEDGLNYVGRSTGTTEPRLLCGLAASVANLGDSTLALELLEQADRVRDHCRPDEIPGLFTFTPAKQIYYHGFSLMWADDSKTLTKSITASEDALRAWKVQRSPGDEMLTTIYLAMANARVGDLDASLAAVSPVLEQPIEAHFSWVRKRLNQLDGLLAKHFPDSKDAQEERETLRAYVHAA; via the coding sequence ATGAGCCCTAACCGGACCGGAACCACGCTCCGGCGCTACCGCTTGGCCCGCCAGTTGAGTCTGCGGGACCTCGCCGGGGCGCTGTTCTGCGACCACACATGGGTATTGGCGATCGAGGCCGGTCGAAGGTGGCCGAATAACCGGGGGTGGGTCGAGGACGCGGACCTGTTGCTTTGTGCCGGTGGCGAATTGGTCGCTTCGTGGGATGCCGATCAGGCCGAGCGGGCTCGGGCTGAGGACACGATGAGGATGCTCAAGGAAGCCCGGCAGGGCTCCGAGGAATTGATCCTCGCCCCGGACGGGGTTGCGCTGGATGACATCGGCCAGCGGATCGTGGACATCTCCACGAAGGCACGGCTCGAGTCCTACGACGAGACCCTGAAACGAGCGCTTGGGATACGTGCCGAACTGACTCGACGGCTCAGAGTCGGTGCCCACTCCCCGAACGAGATTCGTGATCTCTATGTGGCTCTGGGCCGTGTCTGCGGCGTCCTGTCCTATCTGACTTTGGACCTCGGGCAGCACGACCACGCGAAGGTCCATGCCGAGGCGGCTTTCCAGCTCGGCGACCGGGCGGGGCACGACCAGCTCCGTGCGTGGGCACGAGGCACACAGGCTCTCGCATTCCGCTTCACGAAGGATTTCGAGCTTGCCCGCGGTGCCGCCGAAGATGGGCTGAATTACGTCGGCCGTTCGACCGGCACTACGGAGCCGCGGCTGCTGTGTGGCCTCGCCGCGTCGGTCGCGAACCTCGGCGACTCGACGCTGGCGCTGGAGCTTCTCGAACAGGCTGATCGAGTACGCGACCATTGCCGGCCGGACGAGATCCCCGGCCTGTTCACCTTCACTCCCGCGAAACAGATTTATTACCACGGGTTTTCGCTGATGTGGGCCGATGACAGCAAGACGCTGACCAAGTCGATCACGGCGTCCGAGGACGCTCTGAGAGCGTGGAAGGTGCAGCGGTCCCCCGGCGATGAGATGCTGACGACGATCTACCTCGCGATGGCAAACGCCCGAGTAGGCGATCTGGACGCCAGCCTGGCGGCCGTCTCCCCCGTACTGGAGCAGCCGATCGAGGCGCATTTTTCGTGGGTCCGAAAGCGGCTGAACCAGCTGGATGGCCTGTTGGCGAAGCACTTTCCCGATTCCAAGGACGCCCAAGAGGAACGAGAGACGCTCCGGGCCTACGTCCACGCGGCATAG
- a CDS encoding DNA polymerase, translating to MENEDDLEGFRDFIRNNLAILGLDTETTGLGIYGEGYGLRLVQFGNYTESWVVPVEYGGRFAEDVRLALNGVQRFVLHNASFDLQVLDRCMGIPMESMWPKVTDTRILAHLVDPRGRDEGGFGHSLEEVTRHYVDPVVADEVKGLMGRLAKEFQTTKEKIWAAVDLTHPDYLLYSGMDPILAMRLHQKLGPLVPDVSRKLVRYEHRIAEVCAVMERTGFLLDVDYTLDLSARLQQVELDYKAKAAVFGCENVNSTDQVADVLEFRGVRIPDRTPTGKRKVDKKLLDRLVAEGDEFATAVKEAKKAAKWRSTWVDGFLKNRDAGDRCHASINALRARTARMSITGIPAQTLPSGDWMIRRCFLADEGQLISSVDYQAQELRVLAALSGDRTMIKAFHEGADLHLLTAQAAFGSHITKDDPERKYAKVVNFGRVYGGGANTVAEQTGLDMERAKIVVDGFDKAYPGVKALSNRLQAEARRNGYIVTPVGRRLPVDRSRAYSALNYLIQSSSRDVTGRALLRLYDAGFGPYLRLPIHDEILASVPAEHAEWGAAEIGRLMAEDMGPVHIGTDPEVGGRSWGSLYGASA from the coding sequence GTGGAGAATGAGGACGACCTAGAGGGCTTCCGCGATTTCATCCGGAACAACCTCGCGATCCTTGGACTCGACACCGAGACAACAGGATTGGGCATCTACGGCGAAGGCTACGGCCTGCGCCTGGTCCAGTTCGGTAACTACACCGAGTCCTGGGTGGTCCCCGTCGAATACGGGGGCCGTTTCGCCGAGGACGTGCGGCTCGCGCTCAACGGCGTCCAGCGGTTCGTGCTGCACAACGCCAGCTTCGACCTCCAAGTCCTGGACCGCTGCATGGGCATCCCTATGGAGTCGATGTGGCCCAAGGTCACCGATACCCGCATCCTGGCCCACCTGGTGGACCCTCGGGGCCGCGACGAAGGCGGGTTCGGTCACTCCCTGGAGGAGGTGACCCGCCACTACGTGGACCCGGTGGTCGCCGATGAGGTCAAGGGGCTCATGGGCCGACTGGCCAAGGAGTTCCAGACTACGAAGGAAAAGATCTGGGCCGCAGTCGATCTCACGCACCCGGACTATCTCCTCTACTCCGGGATGGACCCAATCCTGGCGATGCGACTGCACCAGAAGCTGGGGCCGCTCGTGCCCGATGTCTCCCGCAAGCTGGTGCGCTACGAGCATCGAATCGCGGAGGTCTGCGCAGTCATGGAGCGCACCGGGTTCCTGCTGGACGTGGACTACACGCTGGATCTGTCGGCACGGCTTCAGCAGGTCGAGCTGGACTACAAGGCCAAGGCTGCGGTCTTCGGCTGCGAGAACGTCAATTCGACCGACCAGGTAGCCGACGTGCTGGAGTTCCGCGGCGTTCGCATCCCCGACCGTACGCCCACCGGCAAACGCAAGGTCGACAAGAAGCTGCTGGACCGACTCGTCGCTGAGGGTGATGAGTTCGCCACCGCGGTCAAGGAAGCCAAGAAGGCCGCCAAGTGGCGCTCAACCTGGGTCGACGGATTCCTGAAGAACAGGGACGCGGGGGACAGGTGCCACGCCAGCATCAACGCCCTGCGGGCGCGGACCGCGCGCATGTCCATCACCGGCATTCCGGCGCAGACCCTGCCCAGCGGTGACTGGATGATCCGGCGGTGCTTCCTCGCCGATGAGGGGCAGTTGATCTCTAGCGTCGACTACCAGGCACAGGAACTGCGAGTGCTCGCAGCGTTGAGCGGTGACCGCACGATGATCAAGGCGTTCCACGAGGGCGCTGACCTTCACCTGCTCACCGCACAGGCCGCGTTCGGCTCCCACATCACCAAGGACGATCCGGAGCGCAAGTACGCCAAAGTGGTGAACTTCGGTCGCGTCTACGGCGGCGGTGCCAACACCGTGGCCGAGCAGACCGGCCTGGACATGGAACGCGCCAAGATCGTGGTCGACGGCTTCGACAAGGCGTACCCCGGCGTGAAGGCGCTGAGCAACCGGCTCCAAGCCGAGGCCCGGCGCAACGGCTATATCGTGACCCCGGTCGGCCGTCGCCTCCCGGTGGACAGGTCGCGGGCCTACTCGGCACTGAACTACCTCATCCAGTCCAGCTCCCGCGACGTCACCGGCCGGGCGCTACTGCGCCTCTACGACGCCGGATTCGGCCCGTACCTGCGGCTCCCGATCCACGACGAGATCCTCGCCTCGGTCCCGGCCGAGCACGCCGAATGGGGAGCCGCCGAAATCGGCCGGCTCATGGCTGAGGACATGGGGCCAGTCCACATCGGCACCGATCCCGAAGTCGGCGGCCGGTCCTGGGGATCGCTCTACGGCGCTTCCGCCTGA
- a CDS encoding 3'-5' exonuclease, with the protein MTAPMEIPNALSGQRLAVVDVEGNGQNPPEIIEIAILIVEGGTVHPDDTRTWLIRPQNPITPIVTRKVHGIKNSDVADCPTWPEVASEIQLALEDRIVVAHNAKVEQNTIGRHLPDWTPPMILDTLRLAKAVWPGLSGYGLDKLIEHGQLDTTAIDAVGYHRASYDTWAAWQLLYRLVNDGGLDWSGLVDAAALPGFAPAAEQEGGLW; encoded by the coding sequence GTGACCGCACCCATGGAGATCCCAAACGCACTGAGCGGCCAGAGGTTGGCCGTGGTCGACGTGGAAGGCAACGGCCAGAACCCACCCGAAATCATCGAGATCGCCATCCTGATAGTGGAAGGCGGCACGGTACACCCCGATGACACGCGGACGTGGTTGATCCGCCCCCAGAACCCAATCACGCCGATCGTGACCCGCAAGGTGCACGGGATCAAGAACAGCGACGTGGCAGATTGCCCGACCTGGCCGGAGGTAGCCAGCGAAATTCAGCTTGCGCTCGAAGACCGGATCGTCGTCGCCCACAACGCCAAAGTCGAACAGAACACGATAGGTCGGCATCTGCCGGACTGGACGCCGCCGATGATCCTCGACACCCTGCGACTGGCGAAGGCCGTGTGGCCCGGACTCAGCGGATACGGCCTGGACAAGCTCATCGAGCATGGCCAGCTCGACACCACAGCCATCGATGCCGTGGGCTACCACCGCGCCTCTTACGACACCTGGGCGGCATGGCAACTGCTGTACCGCCTCGTAAACGATGGGGGCCTCGACTGGTCCGGCCTCGTCGACGCAGCCGCATTGCCTGGGTTTGCACCCGCCGCGGAGCAAGAAGGCGGCCTGTGGTGA
- a CDS encoding radical SAM protein, with product MRSELREVIEYRKSGLSVNWIVGCPLDCGYCVRHLFDNFGMKVPKALMSEAEAARRLLGHKYFRPHITPIQLLNRATDPMLPRVKPHTFAMLGQLDRQGLTNHVLVITRWRIEPEDCAILNSFNNIRLTLLVTHSGIGDERIEPVDSNIAATSLRVAHDRADRYRVVLYWRPIVPGLNDSNQHIQRAFELSRHAHATVFTGLFFKEQIRDYYLSNGLPEPYEEGARRKVFPEHLEDRILTAAAEFGTGSPLFRKTSCAVTYAHGVADYNGHYGIRELCDICPASQLKRCANGWRRPDPNHVATLAEQLGGQLVEINDRAIVVDGLDEPPRYFMQHNLGYQIHDIAKPHHPHRHGRADIGWSATKESL from the coding sequence ATGCGGTCGGAGTTGCGGGAAGTGATCGAGTACCGCAAGAGCGGTCTATCGGTGAACTGGATCGTCGGCTGCCCGCTCGATTGCGGGTACTGCGTCCGCCATCTGTTCGACAATTTCGGGATGAAGGTGCCCAAGGCGCTCATGTCCGAGGCCGAAGCCGCGCGGAGGCTGTTGGGCCACAAGTACTTCCGTCCACACATCACACCGATCCAGCTGCTCAACCGGGCCACTGACCCAATGCTTCCTCGGGTAAAGCCGCACACCTTCGCGATGTTGGGACAACTGGACCGCCAGGGCCTGACCAACCATGTACTGGTCATCACGCGATGGCGGATCGAGCCCGAGGATTGCGCAATCCTCAACTCGTTCAACAACATTCGGCTAACACTGTTGGTCACGCATTCTGGTATAGGCGACGAACGCATAGAACCGGTCGACTCGAACATCGCCGCGACCTCACTACGTGTGGCGCACGACCGCGCCGACCGATATCGGGTGGTCCTCTACTGGCGGCCGATAGTGCCGGGGCTCAATGACAGCAACCAGCACATCCAACGGGCGTTCGAGTTGAGCCGCCATGCACATGCGACCGTGTTCACCGGCTTGTTCTTCAAAGAGCAGATCCGCGACTACTACTTATCCAACGGATTGCCCGAGCCCTACGAGGAGGGCGCTCGTCGCAAGGTATTCCCCGAACATCTTGAAGACCGAATCCTCACCGCAGCAGCCGAATTCGGTACAGGATCGCCGCTGTTCCGCAAGACCAGCTGCGCGGTCACCTATGCCCACGGCGTCGCCGACTACAACGGGCATTACGGTATCCGGGAGCTGTGCGACATCTGCCCGGCAAGCCAGCTGAAACGCTGCGCCAACGGATGGCGGCGGCCGGACCCCAATCACGTCGCTACGCTCGCCGAGCAGTTGGGCGGGCAACTTGTCGAGATCAACGACCGCGCCATTGTGGTCGACGGCCTTGACGAGCCGCCCCGCTACTTCATGCAACACAACCTGGGCTATCAGATACACGACATTGCTAAGCCGCACCACCCGCACCGGCACGGCCGCGCTGACATCGGCTGGTCGGCAACCAAGGAGTCGCTGTGA
- a CDS encoding CHC2 zinc finger domain-containing protein: MPDRSGGRSAGEGRALITQVIHRYCPDWVPPDAGRNEWVSCRCPFHGDDSPSASVSYASSAFKCFACPVKGDAIAIIRQQEEVSFAEAVRIAEDLSPDGGRTVRQKPARKPGRRVFGDTGPDGSERPRDRQRLRPGIRGRSTPWS, encoded by the coding sequence ATGCCGGATCGTTCCGGAGGGCGGAGCGCCGGTGAGGGGCGGGCGCTGATAACCCAGGTCATCCACCGGTACTGCCCCGACTGGGTTCCGCCCGACGCGGGCCGTAACGAGTGGGTCAGCTGCCGGTGCCCCTTCCACGGCGACGACTCGCCATCGGCGAGCGTCTCCTACGCCAGCAGCGCATTCAAGTGCTTCGCCTGCCCGGTCAAGGGCGACGCGATAGCGATCATTCGACAGCAAGAGGAGGTGAGCTTTGCAGAGGCTGTCCGAATCGCAGAGGACCTTTCTCCGGACGGCGGCCGAACGGTACGCCAGAAGCCTGCCCGAAAGCCCGGCCGAAGAGTATTTGGGGACACGGGGCCTGATGGGTCCGAGCGTCCGCGAGACCGTCAGCGGCTACGCCCTGGGATACGTGGCCGATCCACTCCCTGGTCATGA
- a CDS encoding glutaredoxin family protein yields the protein MITVYSKPGCQPCKMAIRMIEGSGVDYEVIDITEDGDAYSYVKNGLGANSTPVIEWGEEVVYGFTPETKPHVRKLIELESAPTVHGDGVFQH from the coding sequence GTGATCACCGTCTACAGCAAGCCGGGCTGCCAGCCGTGCAAGATGGCTATCCGGATGATCGAGGGGTCCGGCGTGGACTACGAAGTCATCGACATCACCGAAGACGGTGACGCCTACTCGTACGTCAAGAACGGACTGGGCGCGAACTCGACACCGGTCATCGAGTGGGGCGAAGAAGTCGTCTATGGCTTCACCCCCGAGACCAAGCCCCATGTCCGCAAGCTGATCGAACTCGAATCCGCGCCGACCGTCCACGGCGACGGCGTTTTCCAGCACTGA
- a CDS encoding endonuclease VII domain-containing protein, with the protein MATRRPAGKAKVCVDCVTERITTKRKAPHPGPRCATHHRKKRTSRRDYSHEKHIGDQYGITKEEYWAIYEAQGRKCAICRRATGVRKKLSVDHDHATGMVRGLLCTMCNRNVLGHLRDEPEAFDRGKRYLSHPPAVEVIGCRIVPEGGAPVRGGR; encoded by the coding sequence TTGGCGACCCGCCGCCCCGCCGGGAAGGCGAAGGTGTGCGTCGACTGCGTAACCGAACGCATCACCACCAAGCGCAAGGCTCCGCATCCGGGACCACGCTGCGCGACACACCACCGCAAGAAACGAACATCGCGCCGCGACTACTCGCACGAGAAACACATCGGCGATCAGTACGGCATCACCAAGGAGGAGTACTGGGCGATCTACGAGGCCCAGGGCCGCAAGTGCGCCATCTGCCGACGAGCGACCGGCGTACGCAAGAAACTCAGCGTCGACCACGACCACGCCACGGGCATGGTGCGAGGTTTGCTCTGCACGATGTGCAACCGAAATGTGTTGGGCCACTTGAGAGATGAGCCAGAAGCCTTCGACCGAGGCAAGAGATACCTGAGTCATCCGCCGGCTGTGGAGGTGATCGGATGCCGGATCGTTCCGGAGGGCGGAGCGCCGGTGAGGGGCGGGCGCTGA